The Methylocystis bryophila genome contains the following window.
CCCGTGCAGCGCGTTGAAGGCCGCGTCCGGCTTCAGCTCCGCCAGCCGTTGCGGCGCGTCGAGGCCGACGTCGAGGCGCGTGACCCGAAACCCCTCGCCTTCCAGCGCCCGCGCGCAGGCTTCGCCGGAGCGCAGGGAGACCTCGCGTTCGGCGGAGAGACCGCCCATCAGCACGACGACATGTTTGGTCAAGGAAGGAGCCTTTCGAGAATGGTTTTCGGCTGAGTAGAGAAGGATCAGGGGCTTGGCAATCGTCGCTTTCCTGCCGAGGCGAGCTGCCGGGCTCCGTTTTCGCTGCGCCCCATCCTGTCGAGAACGCATGTCAGGACGGCGACCGGTCACTTCCCGTTGAACACGTACGCACATCTGGAGTCGTGGCAGGATTTGCGGGATTCTTGTCATTGCCGACGGGGCTAGGCAGGCGCAAATTGCGGGAATGACGAAGTTGCTGCCTTATGCCGATTCCGATCAGGTGGAGCGCCTTATCCACTCCCCTAAAAAGGAATTGCTGCGACGACGGGTGGTTTTCCTCCTCTTCGAGGATATCGAGATCGTCGACCTCGCCGGTCCCCTCGACGTTTTCGGTTACGCCGACCGCTGGCTGCAAATCAACGGGCGGCTCAACGAACCCGGGTATGAGATAGTCCTCGTCGGACTGCGCGCCGGTCCCATCAAAACCGCTGGCGGCATGGAGATCGTTGCGCCCCAGGGCTTCGGTGACGAATTAGGCGAAATCGACACGCTGGTCGTGCCCGGGAGCCCCTGGATCGAGCGCGCCTGCGCCGAGCCGCTCCTGATCGACTGGCTGCAGAAGACGGCGCCGAGGGTACGCCGGCTTGTCTCCGTCTGCACAGGCGCTTTCCTGCTCGCTCGCGCGGGACTTCTCGAGAACCGCTTCGTCACCACCCATTGGATGTATTGCGACCGGCTGGCGACGCTCCATCCCTCGCTACGGATCGATCGCGATCGCATCTTCGTCCGCGACGGACATGTCTATACCTCCGGCGGCATCACCGCCGGCATCGATCTCGCGCTTTCGCTCGTCGAAGAGGATCTTGGCCGGGAAGCGCCCCGTTTTATCGCCGGTTTGATGGTCGTGTTCTTGCGAAGGCCCGGCGGACAGAACCAGTTCAGCATCTTTCTTCAGTCCGAGGCGCCCAACCGTCCCGACATTCGTGAGCTTCAGGCCTATATTTTGGCGAATCCTGCGGAGGATCACTCCGTGGAGCGGCTCGCGGCGCGTCTCAATATGAGTCCGCGGAACTTCGCGCGGCATTTTCAAGCAGAAGCCGGGATGACACCCGCGAAATTCGTCGAGAAAGCGCGCGTCGAGACGGCTCGCTGCAAGCTCGAACAAACCCATCTGTTGCTCGAAGCCATTGCGGCGGAGACGGGCTTTGGCACGCCCGAGCGGATGCAGCGCGCCTTCCAGCGATTGCTCAACGTCGGTCCACAAGACTACCGGGCGCGGTTTCAGTCGACCGCAATTAGAGGGAGAACCCCGCCATGAGAATCCTGTTTCTCACATCGGCGCGTAACAGCCTGAGTGAAAGGCTGCAGGCGCCAATGCGGTAGCCTTCCAGGGATTTTCAATGGCCGAGGTCCCTGTACTGAAATGATGCCGGGGATATTCGTCGAGCCGGCGCCTCGAGGCGGCGCGTAGTGAGCTCGAAAAAATCCGGCTGATACTCGACGCCATCGCGACGGAAACGGGCTCGGAGAGCGTCTGCTCATCCCGCCCGCAAGCTAACTGCGCGCGTTTTCGTCCACCGCAATCAGAGAAAGGAGAACGCCCCATGAAGATTCTGTTTCTCACGACGGCGCACAATAGCCTGAGCCAAAGGCTTCTGATCGAACTGACGGAACGAGGACACGAGGTCGCCGTGACGCTGGCCTCGAGCGACGAGGCCATGCTGAAAGGCGCGGCCGAGAACGAACCGGAGCTGATCATCGCGCCGATGCTCAAGGCGGCGATCCCGAAAGTTATCACCGACCAGCATCTCTGCCTCATCGTCCACCCCGGGATCAAAGGCGACCGCGGGCCGTCCTCGCTCGACTGGGCGATCAAGAACGGCGAGAGGGTCTGGGGCGCGACAGTATTAGAGGCCAGTGATGAATGGGACGCGGGGCCGATCTGGGCGACGCGGGAATTCAAGATGCCCACGCCCGCCGTCTCCAAGAGCCAGCTTTATCGCCAGGAGGTTACCGAAGCGGCCGTCGCGGCCGTGCTCGAAGCCGTGGAGAAGTTTCGGGCGACCGGATTTACGCCGGAGGTTCTCGATTACACGCGCCCCGATGTGCGCGGAACCTGGCGTTCCCCCATGCGCCAAGCTGATCGGGCCATCGATTGGAGCCAGGACTCGACGGAAGCGATCGTTACAAAGATCAACGCCGCCGACAGCGCGCCGGGCGTGCTCGACCGCTCTTTCGGCGCTGAGTTCTATCTCTATGACGCACACGTCGAAGATCGCTTGAAGGGCGCGCCGGGCGCGTTCCTCGCGCAGCGTAATGGCGCCATTTGCGTCGGGACAAAGGACGGCGCCGTGTGGATCACGCATATGAAGCTCAAGGACCGCGTCGATCGGAACGAGGCGGGCTGCGGCGTCCCCGATCCCGGCCCCGGCTGCGTCAATTGCGCGCTCGACATTTGCCCGGCCGCGCAAATCAAGCTCCCCGCGACGATGGCGCTCGGGCGCCGCGCGGCGAATGCGCCAAAAGCGCCCCTGCCGATCGACGCCGCGCCGGACTATCGCACCTTCCAGGAGATCCGCTACGTCGAGGACGGGAGCGTCGGCAGACTCCACTTCGAGTTTAGCAACGGCGCGATGAGCACGCGCCAGTGCTTCCGACTACGCGACGCCTTCCTCTATGCCCGCAGCCGACCGACGAAGATCATCGAGCTTGTCGGCGGCGCCGATTTCTTTTCCAATGGCATTCATCTCAACGTGATCGAGGCCTCGGATGATCCGGCGCTTGAATCCTGGCGAAACATCATTGCGATCGACGACGTCGTGCTCGAGATCCTCAATACGATGTCGCATCTCGTCGTCGCGGGCTTCTGCGGAAACGCCGGCGCGGGCGGGGCGATCCTGCCGCTTGCGGCGGATTACGTCTATGCGCGCGAAGGCGTCGTGTTCAACCCGCACTACAAAGGCATGGGCGGACTCTACGGTTCGGAATATTTGACCTATCTGCTGCCACGGCGGGTCGGCGCGGAACGCGCGCTGGAGCTCACCGAATGCCTGAAGCCGATGGGAACGCGCGACGCCAAACGCATCGGCTTCATCGACGACGCCTTTGGCGCAAGCGTCGCCGAGTTTCAAAAGCGCCTTGCCGAGAGATCGGCGGCGCTCGCGACGCGTCAGGACTTTTGGCTGATGCTGCGCGACAAGCACGAACGACGCCTCGCCGATGAGCGCGTGAAGCCGCTCGCCGCCTATCGCGCCGAGGAATTGGCCCAGATGCGCGAGAACTTCTGGGGACCCGATCCAGCCTATCATGCGGCGCGGCGGCGCTTCGTCTACAAAGGCGAGCCCCGGCGTATCGCGGTCAAGCCGTTGCAGAGCGCCGTCTCGCCCTCGCCAGGACTATTCGGCGAGTTGCGCCGGCGCGTCCGGGCCTTCGCCGGCAGGGGCGCGCTGTGAAGCGAATGCCGCAAAATTTGACAGACATTCGCGATCGGATTCGCTCCGAGCTTTTGATAAGGCGCGATTCCTTATCGCTCGAACGACGCCGCTCGAGCGGGAGGCGCACTAACCGCGTGATGCGAAAAAGCGGCAGCCCTTTGTCGCCGAGCACGCAGTCGGATGTCTTGAAAACGATCACGTTTTCCGCTTTCGCGGTCCCGCCAAACGCAACCCGGTCGCCGCGACGCGAACAGAGACCGATTGAGCGACGAACAGCGCTTTGAAGGCGACAAGAGGAGGGCCGAATCTTTACCGAGGATAAGGCTTCGGCTATAATGCGCTGAGGGAATAACCGCTGAGCTGTTTGCAATGCGTGAGATCCTTTGCATTGAGTGAGTTCGATTGAACGTTGCACAAGCGGCGCTTTTTTTCGCGCCCACAAAACAAAGCATTCTCGCCTGATTGGCTCGACCCCGTCAGAATTTTCGTCGATCAGGGGAAGCCTCTTGCAGGCCAAGCGCTCCGCGAACGGGGCGATTCTCAACAATGGGAGGCGCGAGCTTAGAAACCGCAGTAAGGAGCGTCGACATGCTCATCCGGCAGTCCCGAATCCCCTCGCCTTCGCTCGGTCTCGGAGAGAGCGCCTTTCAACTCCTCGAAGGGCGCGACGGAGTCTCGGTTAGGCTCGGTCCCTACGCGCATTTCTTCGACCGGCCCGGCCGGTCGGTCAGCAAATGGACGGGCGCGAAGACCACGCCCCGCCAAAGTCCGCATCCGCAGCCGCAGCGTTCGCGCATCATGCGCGAGCTCGCGCTTCTTGCGCGCCTGCTGTTTGGCGGAGGCGATGTCAGAATCAACATGATCGCGGCGCAAAATCAGCCGATTGAGGTCTTGCTCACGGCGGGCGACGGAAATGTTGTCGAATGCATCGACTTGCCGAGGCTCGCGCGGGAGGGCGCGCCGCCGCTGCTTTTTCTCCAGACGACCTATCTCTGCTCGTCGAGCAACGCTTTTTTTCGCTCAGTGCTGAGCGACGCTTCCACGGCGAGCTGGGCGCGCGCGCCCTATGTGTACAAGACCTATCGGCAGCAGAGCCTCGTGAAGCCCGCGATCCTCTGCCTCTCAGGCCGCACCAAAATCTTGCGCGAGCATCTTGAACCGGGTGAAAGGCGCGACTTCGCTCTCGGCAACATCATCGCCTTGACGAGCAACGTCGTTTCCGTGCTCAAGCCAAGCAATCGCTATTGGGTGGAGGAGTTCCGCTTCCCGGTCTATCGCGTCTTCGACGCAGCCGAGGAAGACTCGCGACAAATCTCATTTTCTTCCTTTTCGAGGCAGGACCGGCGACGCATGTTTAAGGAAGCGCGCGCCGCCGCGAAAACCCTGCTCGAGTCGATCCGGGCCCGCGAGGGCTTCTTCGTTTGCGAGGTCATGAACGCATCCGATAAGCCCGCCTATGTCTATGTGCAGCTCAATAGGAGCGATTTTTATGGCGGCTCGGGCCTGTTGGGCTACGCCGTCAGAATCGCTGCGATGTTCTTGCGCTCGTCGAGCTTCCTCACGGGCCGCTAGCGCGTGATCTAATTAAAGCGCGGTGCGCCGTTCGAGCGCCGCGGCGAGCGTGCCTTCATCGAGATAGTCGAGCTCGCCGCCGACCGGGACGCCATGGGCGAGACGCGTCGTCTTGACGCCCGTAGGGACTAACAGATCGGCGATGTAATGGGCGGTCGTCTGGCCGTCGACGGTCGCATTCACGGCGAGGATCACCTCGCGGATGTCGCCGCTCTGGGCCCGCTCGATCAGCTTGGGAAGATTGAGATCGTCGGGGCCGACGCCATCGAGCGGGGACAGCACGCCGCCGAGCACGTGATAAAGCGCGCGGAAAGGCTGCGCCCGCTCGAGCGCCCAGAGATCGGCCACGGTCTCGACGACAATGAGCGTCGAGGCGTCGCGTCGCGTATCGACACAAATCGCGCAAGGATCGCTCGTATCGATATTGCCGCAGCGCGAGCAGGTCACGATGCGCTCATAGGCGACGCGCATGGCCTCGCTCAGGGGACCGAGCAACTCCTCGCGTTTTCGCATGAGATGCAGCGCCACGCGGCGCGCGGAACGCGGACCCAATCCCGGCAGGCGCGCCAAAAGCTGGATCAGCCTTTCGATCTCGGGACCCGCGATGCGCTCAGCCATGGGTTCAGAACGGCAGCTTCATGCCGGGCGGCAACTGCAGACCACCGGTAATGGCCTTCATCTTCTCGGTCATCGCGGCTTCCGCCTTGGCCCGCGCCTGCGCATGCGCCGAGACGATCAGATCCTCGAGGATCTCGCCTTCCTCAGGCTTCAAGAGGCCTTTATCGATCGAGACCTTCTGCAACGCGCCCTTGGCCGTTAGCGTCACCTTCACGACGCCGCCGCCAGCCTCGCCTTCGACGAATGTCGTCTCGAGCTCAGCCTGCGCTTCCTGCATCTTCGCCTGCATGGCCTGCGCTTGCTTGATCATTCCCATGAAATCCATCGTCTTCTCCCCGTTATGCGCGTGCTCCCCAAACGGATCGTCCGGAAAGTCTCGCCTGAATGCGGTGCGATCTAGTCCTCGTCCGGCTCTGCCCCGTCTGCGTAAACGACCTCGGCTTCGGGCGCCGCCGGCATCGCCTCGTCAGCCCTGCCGCGCACGGCGACGATCTGCGCGCCGGGAAAGCAGGCGAGCGCCGCGGCGACGACCGGGTCCCGCTCGACGTCGCTGCGCCGCTCGTTCTCGCGCGCCTCGCGCTCTTCGTCGAGCGTGGGCTTTCCGCCTGACGCGACCGTCGAAACGACCCAGCGCTCGCCCGTCCAGGCCTGCAGCCGCTGCGTGAGGGTCTGCGGCAACTGCGGCGGCGCGCCAGGCGCGAGCGCGAATTCGAGCCGCAGCGGCTCGAAGCGGACGAGACGCACATATTGCTCGAGCTGCAATTTGAGCAGCATATCCCGCTTCTCGCCGGCGAGCGCGACAAGCGCGGGAAAGTCGCGCAAGACCGGCCCTCCGCTTGGCGCCGGCGCGGATTGCGGGACCGCGGCCACGCCCGCTCGTCTCGGCGGATTCGGCGCGATGGAGGGCGCGCCGCTCGCCGCAAAAGAAACGGGCGCGCCCCGTGACCCGGCGGGCGGTTGCGAGGCCTGCGGGGGCGGGCTGCCGCCTTGACCAAAGCCGAGCTTGCGCAAGGCTTCGTCCGGCGTCGGCAATTCCGCCGCATGGGCGAGCCGCACCAGAACCATGTCGGCCGCAGCATAGGGCGTCTGCGAAACGCGCAGCTCCTCGATCCCCTTGGCGAGGATCTGCCAGGCGCGCGAGAGCGCTGGCAAGGACAGCTCGCCCGCAAGCGCCGTCCCGCGGCGGCTCTCCTCCGGCGTCAGCGCGCTCGATTGCGCGGTCTGCGGCGCGACCTTGATGCGCGTTACGAGATGCGTGAACTCGGCGAGTTCGGTGAGCATTTGCGCGGGATCGGCGCCCGCGTTGTACTGATCCTCGAAGAGCTTCAGCGCGTCGGCGATGCTGCCGGCCATGACCGCCTCGAAAAGCTCGATCACGCAGGCGCGGTCAGCGACGCCCAGCATGGCGCGCAAATCGTCAGCCAGGATTTCGGCGCCCTCGCCCGCTGCGCCATGCGCCATCGCTTGATCGAGCAGCGAGAGCGCGTCGCGCACCGAGCCCTCGGCGGCGCGCGCGATGACCGCGAGCGCCGCCGGCTCGATCGTAACCTTTTCGAGCGCGCAGATCTTGCGCAGATGCTCGGCGAGAAGGGCCGCGTCGACGCGGCGCAGATCAAATCGCTGGCAGCGCGAGCGCACCGTCACCGGAACTTTCTCGATCTCGGTCGTCGCAAAGACGAATTTCACATGCTCGGGCGGCTCCTCCAGCGTCTTCAGCAGCCCGTTGAAGGCGGACTTCGAGAGCATGTGCACTTCGTCGATGATATAGACCTTCATGCGCGCCATGACGGGGCGATAGCGCGCATTGTCGATGATCTCGCGCACATCGTCGATGCTCGTGTGCGAGGCCGCGTCCATCTCGAGCACGTCCGGGTGGCGCGACTCTATGATCGCCTGACAATGGACGCCGATCTCGTCCATTTCGATCGTCGGACGGCTGACGGCGGGCCGGCCGTCTCGGGCTGGGAGCTCGTAGTTGAAGGCGCGCGCCAGGATGCGCGCGGTCGTCGTCTTGCCGACGCCGCGCACCCCGGTGAGGAGATAAGCCTGATGGATGCGCTCGAGCCTGAAGGCGTTCTCGAGCGTGCGCACCATCGGCTCCTGGCCGATGAGATCGGCGAAGCTCGACGGCCGATATTTGCGCGCGAGCACGCGATAGGCCGACGGCGCGGAAGGGGTTGGGAAGAGCCCGTCGTCCATCCGCTGCGCTTGAAGCCCGCTGGAGAAATGGCGCGCGCGGAGGCTGCTCAAGCCGGGAGATCGCGCGAAACGTGGGAGGTTGGACGAAGACCCGCCCGTTCTCGTTAGGGCTGCTTCCTTCCGGACCTGACCCGGTTGGCGAGTGGAACGTCCACCGCCAACCTCCCGAGGGCTATTTGGCAAATGCCGGCGGGCGGCGCAAGAGGCGAGAGGCCTGCCGAGCTGCGGCTTCGCCTCGCGGGTCTCCCTTCGCCAAGCGGGCGCCGTCCATGCGCCGCCAGCGCCGTCGCCATTCTCCTCGACAATTCGCCCTTGTCAGAGACGGCAAAGTGCGGGAAAGGTGCACCCGCACGGGAGGCCATTGCGACGAAGCCGCTTGCGCGGACCGTTCGACGCTCAAAAGCCCTTGCGCCTGTAGGAGGAATCTCCCGCTCGTCACCTTCGCGGCGCCGCCGCGAGCCATCGAGGCTCAACGCCAATTTTCTGATTTGGCTCAGGGATCGAGATGAAACTGCTTCTCTTCGCGAATACGGATTGGTATCTCTTCAATTTTCGCCGCTCGCTTGCGTCTAAGCTTCGCGAGGCGGGACATGAGGTGTTGCTGCTTTCGCCGCCCGGTCCTTATGTCGAGCAGCTTCGCGCGCTCGGCTTCGATTGGCGCGAAGCGCCCATGGAGCGGCGCAGCCTGAACCCGATGCGTGAAGCCGCGCTGCTGTTTTGGCTTTATCGTCTGCTCCGGGCAGAACGCCCCGATGTGATCCATTCCTTCACGATTAAATGCGTCGTTTACGGCGCGCTGGCCGGGCGGCTAGCGGGCGTCTCCCGCGTCAACGCGGTCGCCGGCATGGGCCATGTCTTCACCACCGACTCGCTCAAGACGCGTCTACTGCGCCCGCTCGTGCGCTCTTTGATGCGCGCGGCCCTAGGCGGCGATCGCGCCCGGCTGATCCTGCAAAATCCCGACGACATCAATCTCTTTCTCGGCGCCGGATTGGCCTCGCAAGAGCGCATACGGTTGATTCCGGGCTCCGGCGTGGATACCGAGCGCTTCAAGCCCCCGACGCAGCCACGCGCTCCTGACGAGCCGCCCTACGTATTGCTCGCATCGCGCATGCTCTGGGACAAAGGCATCAGGGAATTCGTCGAAGCGGCGCGCGCGCTCAAGGCTGAGGGTCGCAATATCCGCTTTGCTCTTGCGGGCACGCCGGACCCGGGCAATCCGACGGCGGTTCCCGAAGAGACCCTGATCGCATGGCGAGAGTCGGGCGTCGTGGAGTGGCTCGGGCATGTAAGCGACATGCCCGCCTTGTTCGCGAGGATCGACATCCTGGTTCTGCCGAGCTACCGCGAAGGCTTGCCCAAGGGCCTGATCGAGGCCGCCGCCTGCGCCCGAGCGCTCGTCGCGACCGATGTTCCCGGCTGCCGCGAAGTGATTAGTCACGGCGTCGACGGGTTGTTGGTGCCGGCCGGAGAATCGGAGCCACTGGCCCAGGCCATTGCGCAACTTCTTGACGATCCCGCGCTCGCCCGGCGCCTTGCCGAAGCGGCCAGAGCGAAAGCGCTCGCCGAGTTCGACGAGCGGAAGATCATCAACGCGACCGTTGCGGTCTACCACGAGGTTGCGACGCCGGCGCGGCTATAGAGGTCGACGCGAGATTCCGTTTCGAGCGCGATGCCCAACGCAACGCGATCTCGACACGGGTGGCGGCGCGTTCCGCTATAGGCCCAAAAAACAGGCTGAGGCGACCATCCGCCGCCTAACTTCCACCACAAGGAGCCGGCAAACGATCTTTCGTTGAGGTCATGCTGGCCGCAGGTTGGATTAGCACCGGCATATTCCGGGAAAAACCCGAGTTTTTCGGGGGATCATAGCTTAACATCGTTCGTCAAGGAGAAAGCGGCTATGCAGGTCGGCGTCGTCGGCTGCGGGAACTGGGGCGCCAAGCATGTTCGCGTGCTGAGCTCACTCCCCCAGGTCCGCCAAGTCGTGGCGATTGAACCGAACCCCCGGCGATTAGACGGCGTCATCTCCAGCTTTCCGCACGCGCAGGCGTTTCAGGACCTCGAGTCCGCTCTGCCGCACGTCAGCGCCCTCGTCATAGCAACGCCGCCGCCAACGCATTACGAGCTCGCGTCGACCGCGCTTCGACACGGCAAACATGTTCTTGTCGAAAAACCCATGACACAGTCGACGCACGAAGCCGTGCGGCTTCTCAACGAGGCGCGTCGGTTCAATTGCGTCTTGATGACGGGACACACGCTTCTCTTCAATCCAGCCGTCGATAAGCTCAGAAGCCACTTGTCAGACGGCAATCTCGGACAGATACGCAGCGTGCATGCGGCACAGTTCAGTCTGGAGCGGTTCTCAGCGCATGGCGCCGATGCGGTCTGGGATTTTGCGCCACACAGCATCTCCGTATTTAATCACCTGATCGGCTGTCTTCCGACGTCCGTTAGCGCATCGAAC
Protein-coding sequences here:
- a CDS encoding DNA polymerase III subunit gamma/tau; the protein is MDDGLFPTPSAPSAYRVLARKYRPSSFADLIGQEPMVRTLENAFRLERIHQAYLLTGVRGVGKTTTARILARAFNYELPARDGRPAVSRPTIEMDEIGVHCQAIIESRHPDVLEMDAASHTSIDDVREIIDNARYRPVMARMKVYIIDEVHMLSKSAFNGLLKTLEEPPEHVKFVFATTEIEKVPVTVRSRCQRFDLRRVDAALLAEHLRKICALEKVTIEPAALAVIARAAEGSVRDALSLLDQAMAHGAAGEGAEILADDLRAMLGVADRACVIELFEAVMAGSIADALKLFEDQYNAGADPAQMLTELAEFTHLVTRIKVAPQTAQSSALTPEESRRGTALAGELSLPALSRAWQILAKGIEELRVSQTPYAAADMVLVRLAHAAELPTPDEALRKLGFGQGGSPPPQASQPPAGSRGAPVSFAASGAPSIAPNPPRRAGVAAVPQSAPAPSGGPVLRDFPALVALAGEKRDMLLKLQLEQYVRLVRFEPLRLEFALAPGAPPQLPQTLTQRLQAWTGERWVVSTVASGGKPTLDEEREARENERRSDVERDPVVAAALACFPGAQIVAVRGRADEAMPAAPEAEVVYADGAEPDED
- a CDS encoding GlxA family transcriptional regulator is translated as MTKLLPYADSDQVERLIHSPKKELLRRRVVFLLFEDIEIVDLAGPLDVFGYADRWLQINGRLNEPGYEIVLVGLRAGPIKTAGGMEIVAPQGFGDELGEIDTLVVPGSPWIERACAEPLLIDWLQKTAPRVRRLVSVCTGAFLLARAGLLENRFVTTHWMYCDRLATLHPSLRIDRDRIFVRDGHVYTSGGITAGIDLALSLVEEDLGREAPRFIAGLMVVFLRRPGGQNQFSIFLQSEAPNRPDIRELQAYILANPAEDHSVERLAARLNMSPRNFARHFQAEAGMTPAKFVEKARVETARCKLEQTHLLLEAIAAETGFGTPERMQRAFQRLLNVGPQDYRARFQSTAIRGRTPP
- a CDS encoding glycosyltransferase family 4 protein — translated: MKLLLFANTDWYLFNFRRSLASKLREAGHEVLLLSPPGPYVEQLRALGFDWREAPMERRSLNPMREAALLFWLYRLLRAERPDVIHSFTIKCVVYGALAGRLAGVSRVNAVAGMGHVFTTDSLKTRLLRPLVRSLMRAALGGDRARLILQNPDDINLFLGAGLASQERIRLIPGSGVDTERFKPPTQPRAPDEPPYVLLASRMLWDKGIREFVEAARALKAEGRNIRFALAGTPDPGNPTAVPEETLIAWRESGVVEWLGHVSDMPALFARIDILVLPSYREGLPKGLIEAAACARALVATDVPGCREVISHGVDGLLVPAGESEPLAQAIAQLLDDPALARRLAEAARAKALAEFDERKIINATVAVYHEVATPARL
- a CDS encoding YbaB/EbfC family nucleoid-associated protein; the encoded protein is MDFMGMIKQAQAMQAKMQEAQAELETTFVEGEAGGGVVKVTLTAKGALQKVSIDKGLLKPEEGEILEDLIVSAHAQARAKAEAAMTEKMKAITGGLQLPPGMKLPF
- a CDS encoding Gfo/Idh/MocA family protein; this translates as MQVGVVGCGNWGAKHVRVLSSLPQVRQVVAIEPNPRRLDGVISSFPHAQAFQDLESALPHVSALVIATPPPTHYELASTALRHGKHVLVEKPMTQSTHEAVRLLNEARRFNCVLMTGHTLLFNPAVDKLRSHLSDGNLGQIRSVHAAQFSLERFSAHGADAVWDFAPHSISVFNHLIGCLPTSVSASNAHSSEQTESVQVELRYGEIGASGFIHISRGGTKKIRTFTVIGSEKSVVYDDLAANPLQMYRQASIHDLEMGIKHEPEFAFSKLEYAEPLVEELRHFLATIKDRSAPRSSGRDGMITVAIIEAIDRSRKDKRERDIFYPLDLHSEIFPIVDIKDCTVPRKQQ
- a CDS encoding hydrogenase maturation protein; amino-acid sequence: MKILFLTTAHNSLSQRLLIELTERGHEVAVTLASSDEAMLKGAAENEPELIIAPMLKAAIPKVITDQHLCLIVHPGIKGDRGPSSLDWAIKNGERVWGATVLEASDEWDAGPIWATREFKMPTPAVSKSQLYRQEVTEAAVAAVLEAVEKFRATGFTPEVLDYTRPDVRGTWRSPMRQADRAIDWSQDSTEAIVTKINAADSAPGVLDRSFGAEFYLYDAHVEDRLKGAPGAFLAQRNGAICVGTKDGAVWITHMKLKDRVDRNEAGCGVPDPGPGCVNCALDICPAAQIKLPATMALGRRAANAPKAPLPIDAAPDYRTFQEIRYVEDGSVGRLHFEFSNGAMSTRQCFRLRDAFLYARSRPTKIIELVGGADFFSNGIHLNVIEASDDPALESWRNIIAIDDVVLEILNTMSHLVVAGFCGNAGAGGAILPLAADYVYAREGVVFNPHYKGMGGLYGSEYLTYLLPRRVGAERALELTECLKPMGTRDAKRIGFIDDAFGASVAEFQKRLAERSAALATRQDFWLMLRDKHERRLADERVKPLAAYRAEELAQMRENFWGPDPAYHAARRRFVYKGEPRRIAVKPLQSAVSPSPGLFGELRRRVRAFAGRGAL
- the recR gene encoding recombination mediator RecR codes for the protein MAERIAGPEIERLIQLLARLPGLGPRSARRVALHLMRKREELLGPLSEAMRVAYERIVTCSRCGNIDTSDPCAICVDTRRDASTLIVVETVADLWALERAQPFRALYHVLGGVLSPLDGVGPDDLNLPKLIERAQSGDIREVILAVNATVDGQTTAHYIADLLVPTGVKTTRLAHGVPVGGELDYLDEGTLAAALERRTAL